DNA from Flavobacteriales bacterium:
CACCACCGTGCTGGTGGTGGGCGACGTGATGGTGGACGCCTACCTCTGGGGCCGCGTGGACCGCATCAGCCCCGAGGCGCCGGTGCCCGTGGTGCAGGTGACGCACCGCAGCGCGCGCCTGGGCGGCGCCGCCAACGTGGCGCTGAACGTGAAGGCCCTCGGCGGCCGCGCGATCATCGCCGCCACCGTGGGCGAGGACGCCAACGCCGACCTCATCACGCGCCTCTTCCACGAGCAGGAGCTGGTCACCGATGGGCTCGTGCGCTCGCCCTTCCGCCGCACCACGGTGAAGACCCGCGTGATCAGCGGTCACCAGCACGTGGTGCGCGTGGACGAGGAGCAGGAGGACGACCTGCGCGCCGAGGACGAGGAGCTGCTGCTGGAGCGCATCGCCCTGGTGATCCGCAACGACCGGCCCGGCGTGATGGTGCTGGAGGACTACAACAAGGGCGTGCTCACCGCCCGCGTCATCGAAGGCGCGGTGGCCCTGGCCCGTGAGGCGGGCATCCCCGTGGCCGTGGACCCGAAGAAGAAGAACTTCCTCGCCTACCGCGGCGTTACCCTCTTCAAGCCCAACCTCAAGGAATTGCGCGAAGGCCTGAAGACCGATGTGGACCCGGCGGACGACGCCAGCGTGGAGCGCGCCGTGCGCAAGCTGGCCGAGCAGCTGGGCAACGCCCTCTCGCTGGTGACCTTGAGCGAGCACGGCGCCTACGTGCACGACGGGGCGCACGGCACGCGCATCGCCGCCCACAAGCGCCGCATCGTGGATGTGAGCGGCGCGGGCGATACGGTGATCGCCGTGGCCGCGCTGTGCCTGGCGCAGGGCCTGCCGCCCGTGCCGATGGCCGCGCTGGCCAACCTGGCCGGCGGCCTGGTGTGCGAGGAGGTGGGCGTGGTGCCCATCGACCGTGAGCGCTTCCGCGCCGAATGCGAACGCCTGGGACTGCCCGCATGACCGTGAAGCCCTACACCGACGAAGGCTCGAAGCGCGAGCAGGTCGAGCACATGTTCGACGCCA
Protein-coding regions in this window:
- a CDS encoding bifunctional ADP-heptose synthase; this encodes MSGAGRFLDRAAGTTVLVVGDVMVDAYLWGRVDRISPEAPVPVVQVTHRSARLGGAANVALNVKALGGRAIIAATVGEDANADLITRLFHEQELVTDGLVRSPFRRTTVKTRVISGHQHVVRVDEEQEDDLRAEDEELLLERIALVIRNDRPGVMVLEDYNKGVLTARVIEGAVALAREAGIPVAVDPKKKNFLAYRGVTLFKPNLKELREGLKTDVDPADDASVERAVRKLAEQLGNALSLVTLSEHGAYVHDGAHGTRIAAHKRRIVDVSGAGDTVIAVAALCLAQGLPPVPMAALANLAGGLVCEEVGVVPIDRERFRAECERLGLPA